A genomic region of Antennarius striatus isolate MH-2024 chromosome 2, ASM4005453v1, whole genome shotgun sequence contains the following coding sequences:
- the ampd2b gene encoding AMP deaminase 2 isoform X4, which translates to MDGKYKEIAEELFSRTLADSEMRSAPYEFPEDSPIEQLEERRQRLERQISQDVKQSLLRFEPDILLRAKQEFMKIDSATDLEYMKEQSQTPDLQERELVPEREYQRVAISGEEKCGVPFTDLLDAAKCVVKALFIRQKYMGLSLQSFCRTTTRYLQELSERPLNLDIYEEEIPETSVTADASMYRPAPETHPYENPDPASMPPDIGYGCKMVNGVMHVYTTRNVMEKSTELDLPYPDLQEYIADMNVMMALIINGPVKSFCYRRLQYLSSKFQMHILLNEMKELAAQKKVPHRDFYNIRKVDTHIHASSCMNQKHLLRFIKRAMKKYPKEIVHVERGNGQTLMEVFESMNLTAFDLSVDTLDMHADRNTFHRFDKFNAKYNPIGESILREIFIKTDNHIEGKYFGHIIKEVMADLEESKYQNVELRLSIYGRSRDEWHKLATWAVKHRVYSNNVRWLVQVPRLFDVYHTKKQLGNFQEMLENIFTPLFEVTVNPGSHPELHLFLQHVVGFDSVDDESKPEQHIFNLDSPLPVNWTEEDNPPYSYYLYYMYANMTVLNHLRRQRGFHSLVLRPHCGEAGPIHHLVSGFMLSENISHGLLLRKAPVLQYLYYLAQIGIAMSPLSNNSLFLSYHRNPLPEYLSRGLMVSLSTDDPLQFHFTKEPLMEEYSIAAQVWKLSSCDMCELARNSVVMSGFSHKVKSLWLGPNYIMEGQEGNDIRRTNVPDIRVAYRYETMCEELNLITQAIRTDELETIEEEGSLSMEAVQGQK; encoded by the exons ATGGACGGAAAGTACAAGGAAATCGCAGAG GAGCTGTTCTCCCGCACACTGGCAGACAGCGAGATGCGCAGTGCTCCGTATGAATTTCCCGAGGACAGCCCCATcgaacagctggaggagagacgCCAGCGCCTCGAGCGACAAATCAGCCAAGATGTCAA GCAGTCTTTGCTCAGGTTTGAACCCGACATCCTCCTGCGAGCCAAACAAGAGTTCATGAAGATTGACAGTGCCACAGATCTGGA ATACATGAAGGAGCAAAGCCAAACTCCTGATCTGCAGGAGAGAGAACTAGTTCCTGAGAGGGAGTACCAGAGAGTTGCTATTTCTGGAGAGGAGAAATGTGGG GTTCCCTTCACAGATCTGTTGGATGCTGCCAAATGTGTGGTGAAGGCTCTATTTATTAGGCAGAAGTATATGGGCCTGTCATTGCAGAGCTTCTGCAGGACCACCACCCGTTACCTGCAAGAGCTCAGCGAGAGACCTCTGAACCTGGATATCTATGAGGAAGAGATCCCAGAAACCTCAGTCACTGCAG ATGCCTCGATGTACAGACCAGCTCCTGAAACACACCCCTATGAGAACCCGGACCCTGCCAGCATGCCTCCTGACATAGGTTACGGCTGCAAGATGGTCAATGGTGTTATGCATGTGTACACGACGAGGAACGTTATGGAAAA GAGCACAGAGCTGGACCTGCCATATCCAGACCTTCAAGAGTACATAGCTGATATGAACGTCATGATGGCCCTTATAATCAACGGACCAGT AAAGTCCTTCTGCTACCGTCGTCTGCAGTACCTTAGCTCCAAGTTCCAGATGCATATCTtgctgaatgaaatgaaagagtTGGCAGCACAGAAGAAAGTCCCACATCGAGACTTTTACAATATCCGTAAG gttgacacacacattcatgcctCGTCCTGCATGAACCAGAAGCACCTTCTGCGTTTTATTAAAAGGGCCATGAAGAAGTATCCTAAGGAGATTGTACACGTGGAAAGAGGCAATGGTCAGACTCTCATGGAGGTGTTTGAGAGCATGAACCTGACAGCCTTCGACCTCAGTGTGGACACCCTGGACATGCACGCA GATCGCAACACTTTTCATCGTTTTGACAAGTTCAACGCCAAATACAACCCCATTGGAGAATCCATCCTGAGggagatcttcatcaaaactgATAACCACATTGAGGGGAAATACTTTGGTCACATTATTAAG GAGGTGATGGCCGACCTGGAGGAGAGTAAGTACCAGAACGTTGAGCTCAGACTGTCCATCTACGGCCGCTCCAGGGACGAGTGGCATAAACTGGCCACGTGGGCCGTTAAGCATCGGGTCTATTCCAACAATGTGCGCTGGCTCGTGCAAGTGCCTCGACTCTT tgACGTCTACCACACAAAGAAGCAGCTGGGTAACTTTCAAGAGATGCTAGAGAATATTTTTACGCCTCTGTTCGAGGTGACAGTCAACCCCGGCAGCCATCCAGAGCTGCACCTCTTCCTTCAGCAT GTTGTGGGTTTTGACAGCGTGGATGATGAGTCAAAACCAGAGCAGCACATCTTCAACCTGGACAGTCCGCTGCCTGTGAACTGGACAGAGGAGGACAACCCACCCTACTCCTACTACCTCTACTATATGTATGCTAACATGACTGTGCTGAATCACCTGCGCAG GCAGAGAGGCTTCCACTCACTTGTCCTTCGTCCTCACTGCGGGGAGGCCGGGCCCATCCATCATTTGGTGTCTGGTTTCATGCTGTCTGAGAACATCTCCCATGGGCTGCTGCTCAGGAAG GCTCCCGTACTGCAGTATCTGTACTATTTAGCACAAATTGGAATTGCCATGTCCCCCCTCAGCAATAACAGCCTGTTCCTCAGCTACCATCGTAACCCTCTACCGGAGTACCTGTCCAGAGGCCTCATGGTCTCCCTGTCCACCGACGACCCTCTGCAGTTTCATTTCACTAAG gAGCCCTTGATGGAAGAGTACAGCATTGCTGCTCAGGTGTGGAAGCTGAGCTCCTGTGACATGTGTGAGCTGGCCAGAAACAGCGTGGTGATGAGTGGGTTCTCTCATAAG GTGAAGAGCTTGTGGCTCGGTCCGAACTATATCATGGAGGGACAGGAGGGTAACGACATCCGGCGCACCAACGTTCCTGACATCCGTGTAGCCTATCGCTATGAGACCATGTGTGAGGAGCTGAATCTAATCACACAGGCCATCCGCACTGATGAGCTGGAGACCATCGAGGAGGAGGGGAGTCTGTCTATGGAAGCTGTGCAGGGACAGAAATGA
- the ampd2b gene encoding AMP deaminase 2 isoform X3 has translation MLLVEANVWGTRNHERRVSHHVLHVFDLRAVRHLLTSQHSLPGIPVALKQSIDLRTSMDGKYKEIAEELFSRTLADSEMRSAPYEFPEDSPIEQLEERRQRLERQISQDVKQSLLRFEPDILLRAKQEFMKIDSATDLEYMKEQSQTPDLQERELVPEREYQRVAISGEEKCGVPFTDLLDAAKCVVKALFIRQKYMGLSLQSFCRTTTRYLQELSERPLNLDIYEEEIPETSVTADASMYRPAPETHPYENPDPASMPPDIGYGCKMVNGVMHVYTTRNVMEKSTELDLPYPDLQEYIADMNVMMALIINGPVKSFCYRRLQYLSSKFQMHILLNEMKELAAQKKVPHRDFYNIRKVDTHIHASSCMNQKHLLRFIKRAMKKYPKEIVHVERGNGQTLMEVFESMNLTAFDLSVDTLDMHADRNTFHRFDKFNAKYNPIGESILREIFIKTDNHIEGKYFGHIIKEVMADLEESKYQNVELRLSIYGRSRDEWHKLATWAVKHRVYSNNVRWLVQVPRLFDVYHTKKQLGNFQEMLENIFTPLFEVTVNPGSHPELHLFLQHVVGFDSVDDESKPEQHIFNLDSPLPVNWTEEDNPPYSYYLYYMYANMTVLNHLRRQRGFHSLVLRPHCGEAGPIHHLVSGFMLSENISHGLLLRKAPVLQYLYYLAQIGIAMSPLSNNSLFLSYHRNPLPEYLSRGLMVSLSTDDPLQFHFTKEPLMEEYSIAAQVWKLSSCDMCELARNSVVMSGFSHKVKSLWLGPNYIMEGQEGNDIRRTNVPDIRVAYRYETMCEELNLITQAIRTDELETIEEEGSLSMEAVQGQK, from the exons GACTTGCGAACATCCATGGACGGAAAGTACAAGGAAATCGCAGAG GAGCTGTTCTCCCGCACACTGGCAGACAGCGAGATGCGCAGTGCTCCGTATGAATTTCCCGAGGACAGCCCCATcgaacagctggaggagagacgCCAGCGCCTCGAGCGACAAATCAGCCAAGATGTCAA GCAGTCTTTGCTCAGGTTTGAACCCGACATCCTCCTGCGAGCCAAACAAGAGTTCATGAAGATTGACAGTGCCACAGATCTGGA ATACATGAAGGAGCAAAGCCAAACTCCTGATCTGCAGGAGAGAGAACTAGTTCCTGAGAGGGAGTACCAGAGAGTTGCTATTTCTGGAGAGGAGAAATGTGGG GTTCCCTTCACAGATCTGTTGGATGCTGCCAAATGTGTGGTGAAGGCTCTATTTATTAGGCAGAAGTATATGGGCCTGTCATTGCAGAGCTTCTGCAGGACCACCACCCGTTACCTGCAAGAGCTCAGCGAGAGACCTCTGAACCTGGATATCTATGAGGAAGAGATCCCAGAAACCTCAGTCACTGCAG ATGCCTCGATGTACAGACCAGCTCCTGAAACACACCCCTATGAGAACCCGGACCCTGCCAGCATGCCTCCTGACATAGGTTACGGCTGCAAGATGGTCAATGGTGTTATGCATGTGTACACGACGAGGAACGTTATGGAAAA GAGCACAGAGCTGGACCTGCCATATCCAGACCTTCAAGAGTACATAGCTGATATGAACGTCATGATGGCCCTTATAATCAACGGACCAGT AAAGTCCTTCTGCTACCGTCGTCTGCAGTACCTTAGCTCCAAGTTCCAGATGCATATCTtgctgaatgaaatgaaagagtTGGCAGCACAGAAGAAAGTCCCACATCGAGACTTTTACAATATCCGTAAG gttgacacacacattcatgcctCGTCCTGCATGAACCAGAAGCACCTTCTGCGTTTTATTAAAAGGGCCATGAAGAAGTATCCTAAGGAGATTGTACACGTGGAAAGAGGCAATGGTCAGACTCTCATGGAGGTGTTTGAGAGCATGAACCTGACAGCCTTCGACCTCAGTGTGGACACCCTGGACATGCACGCA GATCGCAACACTTTTCATCGTTTTGACAAGTTCAACGCCAAATACAACCCCATTGGAGAATCCATCCTGAGggagatcttcatcaaaactgATAACCACATTGAGGGGAAATACTTTGGTCACATTATTAAG GAGGTGATGGCCGACCTGGAGGAGAGTAAGTACCAGAACGTTGAGCTCAGACTGTCCATCTACGGCCGCTCCAGGGACGAGTGGCATAAACTGGCCACGTGGGCCGTTAAGCATCGGGTCTATTCCAACAATGTGCGCTGGCTCGTGCAAGTGCCTCGACTCTT tgACGTCTACCACACAAAGAAGCAGCTGGGTAACTTTCAAGAGATGCTAGAGAATATTTTTACGCCTCTGTTCGAGGTGACAGTCAACCCCGGCAGCCATCCAGAGCTGCACCTCTTCCTTCAGCAT GTTGTGGGTTTTGACAGCGTGGATGATGAGTCAAAACCAGAGCAGCACATCTTCAACCTGGACAGTCCGCTGCCTGTGAACTGGACAGAGGAGGACAACCCACCCTACTCCTACTACCTCTACTATATGTATGCTAACATGACTGTGCTGAATCACCTGCGCAG GCAGAGAGGCTTCCACTCACTTGTCCTTCGTCCTCACTGCGGGGAGGCCGGGCCCATCCATCATTTGGTGTCTGGTTTCATGCTGTCTGAGAACATCTCCCATGGGCTGCTGCTCAGGAAG GCTCCCGTACTGCAGTATCTGTACTATTTAGCACAAATTGGAATTGCCATGTCCCCCCTCAGCAATAACAGCCTGTTCCTCAGCTACCATCGTAACCCTCTACCGGAGTACCTGTCCAGAGGCCTCATGGTCTCCCTGTCCACCGACGACCCTCTGCAGTTTCATTTCACTAAG gAGCCCTTGATGGAAGAGTACAGCATTGCTGCTCAGGTGTGGAAGCTGAGCTCCTGTGACATGTGTGAGCTGGCCAGAAACAGCGTGGTGATGAGTGGGTTCTCTCATAAG GTGAAGAGCTTGTGGCTCGGTCCGAACTATATCATGGAGGGACAGGAGGGTAACGACATCCGGCGCACCAACGTTCCTGACATCCGTGTAGCCTATCGCTATGAGACCATGTGTGAGGAGCTGAATCTAATCACACAGGCCATCCGCACTGATGAGCTGGAGACCATCGAGGAGGAGGGGAGTCTGTCTATGGAAGCTGTGCAGGGACAGAAATGA
- the ampd2b gene encoding AMP deaminase 2 isoform X1: MSSNLPPGAAAAVKSKPLSPYRKRGSLQYTTSTVDLRAVRHLLTSQHSLPGIPVALKQSIDLRTSMDGKYKEIAEELFSRTLADSEMRSAPYEFPEDSPIEQLEERRQRLERQISQDVKQSLLRFEPDILLRAKQEFMKIDSATDLEYMKEQSQTPDLQERELVPEREYQRVAISGEEKCGVPFTDLLDAAKCVVKALFIRQKYMGLSLQSFCRTTTRYLQELSERPLNLDIYEEEIPETSVTADASMYRPAPETHPYENPDPASMPPDIGYGCKMVNGVMHVYTTRNVMEKSTELDLPYPDLQEYIADMNVMMALIINGPVKSFCYRRLQYLSSKFQMHILLNEMKELAAQKKVPHRDFYNIRKVDTHIHASSCMNQKHLLRFIKRAMKKYPKEIVHVERGNGQTLMEVFESMNLTAFDLSVDTLDMHADRNTFHRFDKFNAKYNPIGESILREIFIKTDNHIEGKYFGHIIKEVMADLEESKYQNVELRLSIYGRSRDEWHKLATWAVKHRVYSNNVRWLVQVPRLFDVYHTKKQLGNFQEMLENIFTPLFEVTVNPGSHPELHLFLQHVVGFDSVDDESKPEQHIFNLDSPLPVNWTEEDNPPYSYYLYYMYANMTVLNHLRRQRGFHSLVLRPHCGEAGPIHHLVSGFMLSENISHGLLLRKAPVLQYLYYLAQIGIAMSPLSNNSLFLSYHRNPLPEYLSRGLMVSLSTDDPLQFHFTKEPLMEEYSIAAQVWKLSSCDMCELARNSVVMSGFSHKVKSLWLGPNYIMEGQEGNDIRRTNVPDIRVAYRYETMCEELNLITQAIRTDELETIEEEGSLSMEAVQGQK, translated from the exons GACTTGCGAACATCCATGGACGGAAAGTACAAGGAAATCGCAGAG GAGCTGTTCTCCCGCACACTGGCAGACAGCGAGATGCGCAGTGCTCCGTATGAATTTCCCGAGGACAGCCCCATcgaacagctggaggagagacgCCAGCGCCTCGAGCGACAAATCAGCCAAGATGTCAA GCAGTCTTTGCTCAGGTTTGAACCCGACATCCTCCTGCGAGCCAAACAAGAGTTCATGAAGATTGACAGTGCCACAGATCTGGA ATACATGAAGGAGCAAAGCCAAACTCCTGATCTGCAGGAGAGAGAACTAGTTCCTGAGAGGGAGTACCAGAGAGTTGCTATTTCTGGAGAGGAGAAATGTGGG GTTCCCTTCACAGATCTGTTGGATGCTGCCAAATGTGTGGTGAAGGCTCTATTTATTAGGCAGAAGTATATGGGCCTGTCATTGCAGAGCTTCTGCAGGACCACCACCCGTTACCTGCAAGAGCTCAGCGAGAGACCTCTGAACCTGGATATCTATGAGGAAGAGATCCCAGAAACCTCAGTCACTGCAG ATGCCTCGATGTACAGACCAGCTCCTGAAACACACCCCTATGAGAACCCGGACCCTGCCAGCATGCCTCCTGACATAGGTTACGGCTGCAAGATGGTCAATGGTGTTATGCATGTGTACACGACGAGGAACGTTATGGAAAA GAGCACAGAGCTGGACCTGCCATATCCAGACCTTCAAGAGTACATAGCTGATATGAACGTCATGATGGCCCTTATAATCAACGGACCAGT AAAGTCCTTCTGCTACCGTCGTCTGCAGTACCTTAGCTCCAAGTTCCAGATGCATATCTtgctgaatgaaatgaaagagtTGGCAGCACAGAAGAAAGTCCCACATCGAGACTTTTACAATATCCGTAAG gttgacacacacattcatgcctCGTCCTGCATGAACCAGAAGCACCTTCTGCGTTTTATTAAAAGGGCCATGAAGAAGTATCCTAAGGAGATTGTACACGTGGAAAGAGGCAATGGTCAGACTCTCATGGAGGTGTTTGAGAGCATGAACCTGACAGCCTTCGACCTCAGTGTGGACACCCTGGACATGCACGCA GATCGCAACACTTTTCATCGTTTTGACAAGTTCAACGCCAAATACAACCCCATTGGAGAATCCATCCTGAGggagatcttcatcaaaactgATAACCACATTGAGGGGAAATACTTTGGTCACATTATTAAG GAGGTGATGGCCGACCTGGAGGAGAGTAAGTACCAGAACGTTGAGCTCAGACTGTCCATCTACGGCCGCTCCAGGGACGAGTGGCATAAACTGGCCACGTGGGCCGTTAAGCATCGGGTCTATTCCAACAATGTGCGCTGGCTCGTGCAAGTGCCTCGACTCTT tgACGTCTACCACACAAAGAAGCAGCTGGGTAACTTTCAAGAGATGCTAGAGAATATTTTTACGCCTCTGTTCGAGGTGACAGTCAACCCCGGCAGCCATCCAGAGCTGCACCTCTTCCTTCAGCAT GTTGTGGGTTTTGACAGCGTGGATGATGAGTCAAAACCAGAGCAGCACATCTTCAACCTGGACAGTCCGCTGCCTGTGAACTGGACAGAGGAGGACAACCCACCCTACTCCTACTACCTCTACTATATGTATGCTAACATGACTGTGCTGAATCACCTGCGCAG GCAGAGAGGCTTCCACTCACTTGTCCTTCGTCCTCACTGCGGGGAGGCCGGGCCCATCCATCATTTGGTGTCTGGTTTCATGCTGTCTGAGAACATCTCCCATGGGCTGCTGCTCAGGAAG GCTCCCGTACTGCAGTATCTGTACTATTTAGCACAAATTGGAATTGCCATGTCCCCCCTCAGCAATAACAGCCTGTTCCTCAGCTACCATCGTAACCCTCTACCGGAGTACCTGTCCAGAGGCCTCATGGTCTCCCTGTCCACCGACGACCCTCTGCAGTTTCATTTCACTAAG gAGCCCTTGATGGAAGAGTACAGCATTGCTGCTCAGGTGTGGAAGCTGAGCTCCTGTGACATGTGTGAGCTGGCCAGAAACAGCGTGGTGATGAGTGGGTTCTCTCATAAG GTGAAGAGCTTGTGGCTCGGTCCGAACTATATCATGGAGGGACAGGAGGGTAACGACATCCGGCGCACCAACGTTCCTGACATCCGTGTAGCCTATCGCTATGAGACCATGTGTGAGGAGCTGAATCTAATCACACAGGCCATCCGCACTGATGAGCTGGAGACCATCGAGGAGGAGGGGAGTCTGTCTATGGAAGCTGTGCAGGGACAGAAATGA
- the ampd2b gene encoding AMP deaminase 2 isoform X2 codes for MSSNLPPGAAAAVKSKPLSPYRKRGSLQYTTSTVDLRAVRHLLTSQHSLPGIPVALKQSIDLRTSMDGKYKEIAEELFSRTLADSEMRSAPYEFPEDSPIEQLEERRQRLERQISQDVKFEPDILLRAKQEFMKIDSATDLEYMKEQSQTPDLQERELVPEREYQRVAISGEEKCGVPFTDLLDAAKCVVKALFIRQKYMGLSLQSFCRTTTRYLQELSERPLNLDIYEEEIPETSVTADASMYRPAPETHPYENPDPASMPPDIGYGCKMVNGVMHVYTTRNVMEKSTELDLPYPDLQEYIADMNVMMALIINGPVKSFCYRRLQYLSSKFQMHILLNEMKELAAQKKVPHRDFYNIRKVDTHIHASSCMNQKHLLRFIKRAMKKYPKEIVHVERGNGQTLMEVFESMNLTAFDLSVDTLDMHADRNTFHRFDKFNAKYNPIGESILREIFIKTDNHIEGKYFGHIIKEVMADLEESKYQNVELRLSIYGRSRDEWHKLATWAVKHRVYSNNVRWLVQVPRLFDVYHTKKQLGNFQEMLENIFTPLFEVTVNPGSHPELHLFLQHVVGFDSVDDESKPEQHIFNLDSPLPVNWTEEDNPPYSYYLYYMYANMTVLNHLRRQRGFHSLVLRPHCGEAGPIHHLVSGFMLSENISHGLLLRKAPVLQYLYYLAQIGIAMSPLSNNSLFLSYHRNPLPEYLSRGLMVSLSTDDPLQFHFTKEPLMEEYSIAAQVWKLSSCDMCELARNSVVMSGFSHKVKSLWLGPNYIMEGQEGNDIRRTNVPDIRVAYRYETMCEELNLITQAIRTDELETIEEEGSLSMEAVQGQK; via the exons GACTTGCGAACATCCATGGACGGAAAGTACAAGGAAATCGCAGAG GAGCTGTTCTCCCGCACACTGGCAGACAGCGAGATGCGCAGTGCTCCGTATGAATTTCCCGAGGACAGCCCCATcgaacagctggaggagagacgCCAGCGCCTCGAGCGACAAATCAGCCAAGATGTCAA GTTTGAACCCGACATCCTCCTGCGAGCCAAACAAGAGTTCATGAAGATTGACAGTGCCACAGATCTGGA ATACATGAAGGAGCAAAGCCAAACTCCTGATCTGCAGGAGAGAGAACTAGTTCCTGAGAGGGAGTACCAGAGAGTTGCTATTTCTGGAGAGGAGAAATGTGGG GTTCCCTTCACAGATCTGTTGGATGCTGCCAAATGTGTGGTGAAGGCTCTATTTATTAGGCAGAAGTATATGGGCCTGTCATTGCAGAGCTTCTGCAGGACCACCACCCGTTACCTGCAAGAGCTCAGCGAGAGACCTCTGAACCTGGATATCTATGAGGAAGAGATCCCAGAAACCTCAGTCACTGCAG ATGCCTCGATGTACAGACCAGCTCCTGAAACACACCCCTATGAGAACCCGGACCCTGCCAGCATGCCTCCTGACATAGGTTACGGCTGCAAGATGGTCAATGGTGTTATGCATGTGTACACGACGAGGAACGTTATGGAAAA GAGCACAGAGCTGGACCTGCCATATCCAGACCTTCAAGAGTACATAGCTGATATGAACGTCATGATGGCCCTTATAATCAACGGACCAGT AAAGTCCTTCTGCTACCGTCGTCTGCAGTACCTTAGCTCCAAGTTCCAGATGCATATCTtgctgaatgaaatgaaagagtTGGCAGCACAGAAGAAAGTCCCACATCGAGACTTTTACAATATCCGTAAG gttgacacacacattcatgcctCGTCCTGCATGAACCAGAAGCACCTTCTGCGTTTTATTAAAAGGGCCATGAAGAAGTATCCTAAGGAGATTGTACACGTGGAAAGAGGCAATGGTCAGACTCTCATGGAGGTGTTTGAGAGCATGAACCTGACAGCCTTCGACCTCAGTGTGGACACCCTGGACATGCACGCA GATCGCAACACTTTTCATCGTTTTGACAAGTTCAACGCCAAATACAACCCCATTGGAGAATCCATCCTGAGggagatcttcatcaaaactgATAACCACATTGAGGGGAAATACTTTGGTCACATTATTAAG GAGGTGATGGCCGACCTGGAGGAGAGTAAGTACCAGAACGTTGAGCTCAGACTGTCCATCTACGGCCGCTCCAGGGACGAGTGGCATAAACTGGCCACGTGGGCCGTTAAGCATCGGGTCTATTCCAACAATGTGCGCTGGCTCGTGCAAGTGCCTCGACTCTT tgACGTCTACCACACAAAGAAGCAGCTGGGTAACTTTCAAGAGATGCTAGAGAATATTTTTACGCCTCTGTTCGAGGTGACAGTCAACCCCGGCAGCCATCCAGAGCTGCACCTCTTCCTTCAGCAT GTTGTGGGTTTTGACAGCGTGGATGATGAGTCAAAACCAGAGCAGCACATCTTCAACCTGGACAGTCCGCTGCCTGTGAACTGGACAGAGGAGGACAACCCACCCTACTCCTACTACCTCTACTATATGTATGCTAACATGACTGTGCTGAATCACCTGCGCAG GCAGAGAGGCTTCCACTCACTTGTCCTTCGTCCTCACTGCGGGGAGGCCGGGCCCATCCATCATTTGGTGTCTGGTTTCATGCTGTCTGAGAACATCTCCCATGGGCTGCTGCTCAGGAAG GCTCCCGTACTGCAGTATCTGTACTATTTAGCACAAATTGGAATTGCCATGTCCCCCCTCAGCAATAACAGCCTGTTCCTCAGCTACCATCGTAACCCTCTACCGGAGTACCTGTCCAGAGGCCTCATGGTCTCCCTGTCCACCGACGACCCTCTGCAGTTTCATTTCACTAAG gAGCCCTTGATGGAAGAGTACAGCATTGCTGCTCAGGTGTGGAAGCTGAGCTCCTGTGACATGTGTGAGCTGGCCAGAAACAGCGTGGTGATGAGTGGGTTCTCTCATAAG GTGAAGAGCTTGTGGCTCGGTCCGAACTATATCATGGAGGGACAGGAGGGTAACGACATCCGGCGCACCAACGTTCCTGACATCCGTGTAGCCTATCGCTATGAGACCATGTGTGAGGAGCTGAATCTAATCACACAGGCCATCCGCACTGATGAGCTGGAGACCATCGAGGAGGAGGGGAGTCTGTCTATGGAAGCTGTGCAGGGACAGAAATGA